Proteins encoded within one genomic window of Micromonospora halotolerans:
- a CDS encoding MFS transporter, which produces MTTVNPTPASLPAALAEPTVPVRRSWIALIFAANLGVWMAFFTPIQVLLPQQVERIAPGDKEAMLAVVTGLGALAAVLANPLAGALSDRTSLRLANRHLGRRHVWTATGAVVGALFLVVLARQDSIAGVAAAWVAAQVCFNAMLASLTAAIPDRVPVAQRGGVSGWVGIPQALGLVVGAVLVTAVVTGNAAGYAAIALAVLLLSLPFALLTQDDPLPREHRSPLRPRALLASMWISPRRHPDFAWAWFTRFLVQTGNALGTLYLLYFLTDGVRVADPEGSLLVLILLYTLGMMLTAVVAGRISDRSGRRKVFVIVSGLIMAVAATLLAVAPTWPMAIVAALLLGAGYGVYLAVDAALITQVLPAATDRAKDLGVINIANSAPQVLGPALSAPIVVHLGGYPTLYAVTAAVTLVGSALVVKIKAVP; this is translated from the coding sequence ATGACCACCGTCAACCCGACGCCGGCCTCGCTGCCGGCGGCGCTCGCCGAGCCGACCGTGCCGGTGCGGCGGAGCTGGATCGCGCTGATCTTCGCGGCCAACCTGGGCGTCTGGATGGCCTTCTTCACCCCGATCCAGGTGCTGTTGCCGCAGCAGGTGGAGCGGATCGCGCCGGGCGACAAGGAGGCCATGCTGGCGGTGGTCACCGGCCTCGGCGCGCTCGCCGCCGTGCTGGCGAACCCGCTCGCCGGGGCGCTGTCCGACCGGACCTCGCTGCGCCTGGCGAACCGGCACCTCGGTCGTCGGCACGTCTGGACCGCCACGGGCGCGGTGGTCGGCGCGCTCTTCCTGGTGGTGCTGGCCCGGCAGGACAGCATCGCCGGGGTGGCGGCGGCCTGGGTCGCCGCCCAGGTCTGCTTCAACGCCATGCTGGCCAGCCTGACCGCCGCCATCCCGGACCGGGTGCCGGTGGCGCAGCGCGGCGGCGTCTCCGGCTGGGTGGGCATCCCGCAGGCGCTCGGCCTGGTCGTCGGCGCGGTGCTGGTCACCGCCGTGGTCACCGGCAACGCCGCCGGGTACGCCGCCATCGCGCTCGCGGTGCTGCTGCTGTCCCTGCCGTTCGCGCTGCTCACCCAGGACGACCCGCTGCCCCGGGAGCACCGGTCGCCGCTGCGGCCGCGCGCGCTGCTCGCCTCGATGTGGATCAGCCCGCGCCGGCACCCCGACTTCGCCTGGGCCTGGTTCACCCGGTTCCTGGTGCAGACCGGCAACGCGCTGGGCACGCTCTACCTGCTCTACTTCCTGACCGACGGGGTGCGGGTGGCTGACCCCGAGGGCTCCCTGCTGGTGCTGATCCTGCTCTACACGCTGGGCATGATGCTCACCGCCGTGGTGGCCGGGCGGATCTCCGACCGCTCGGGCCGGCGCAAGGTCTTCGTGATCGTCTCCGGGCTGATCATGGCGGTGGCGGCCACGCTCCTCGCGGTGGCCCCGACCTGGCCCATGGCGATCGTCGCCGCGCTGCTGCTCGGCGCCGGCTACGGGGTCTACCTGGCCGTCGACGCCGCGCTGATCACCCAGGTGCTGCCGGCCGCCACCGACCGGGCCAAGGACCTCGGCGTGATCAACATCGCCAACTCGGCGCCGCAGGTGCTCGGCCCGGCGCTCTCCGCCCCGATCGTGGTCCACCTGGGCGGCTACCCCACCCTGTACGCGGTCACCGCGGCGGTCACCCTGGTCGGTAGCGCCCTGGTCGTGAAGATCAAGGCGGTGCCCTGA
- the gltX gene encoding glutamate--tRNA ligase, which yields MTVRVRFAPSPTGMFHVGGARSALQNWIYAKQQGGVFVLRIEDTDAARNKPEWTEGILSALDWIGIARGSYEGPYFQSSYAGEHRAAAQRLYEGGRAYYCDCTREDVQARTGSQYQGYDGFHRDKGLGPGEGRALRFRTPDEGETVVVDLIRGEPTFENKLIEDFVIARGDGSPVFLLANVVDDMTMGITHVIRAEEHLPNTPKQQLLWDALGVKPPVWAHVPVVVNEKRQKLSKRRDKVALEAYRDEGYLAEAMRNYLMLLGWAPSGDREIVPWSVIEEEFRLEEVNPSPAFFDEKKLRAFNGDYIRALPVEEFVAACQPWLTGTDTIAPPPWQPEEFDPAAFAAVAPLAQTRIAVLAEIVPNVDFLFLADPLIDEGAWAKAMKEGAADLLDAAIAAFETLESWDAGSLKSTLEAVGAERGLKLGKAQAPVRVAVTGRTVGLPLFESLEVLGRDRTLTRLRAARVRLF from the coding sequence GTGACGGTACGTGTACGCTTCGCCCCCTCCCCGACCGGAATGTTCCACGTCGGCGGCGCCCGCTCGGCCCTGCAGAACTGGATCTACGCCAAGCAGCAGGGCGGGGTGTTCGTGCTCCGCATCGAGGACACCGACGCGGCCCGCAACAAGCCCGAGTGGACCGAGGGCATCCTCTCCGCGCTCGACTGGATCGGCATCGCCCGGGGCAGCTACGAGGGCCCGTACTTCCAGTCCTCCTACGCGGGTGAGCACCGGGCCGCCGCGCAGCGGCTCTACGAGGGCGGCCGGGCGTACTACTGCGACTGCACCCGCGAGGACGTGCAGGCGCGCACCGGCTCGCAGTACCAGGGCTACGACGGCTTCCACCGCGACAAGGGGCTCGGCCCGGGCGAGGGGCGGGCGCTGCGCTTCCGGACCCCGGACGAGGGCGAGACCGTGGTGGTCGACCTGATCCGCGGCGAGCCGACCTTCGAGAACAAGCTGATCGAGGACTTCGTCATCGCCCGCGGCGACGGCTCACCGGTCTTCCTGCTGGCCAACGTGGTCGACGACATGACCATGGGGATCACCCACGTGATCCGGGCCGAGGAGCACCTGCCCAACACGCCGAAGCAGCAGCTGCTCTGGGACGCGCTCGGGGTCAAGCCGCCGGTCTGGGCGCACGTGCCGGTGGTGGTCAACGAGAAGCGGCAGAAGCTCTCCAAGCGGCGGGACAAGGTCGCCCTGGAGGCGTACCGGGACGAGGGCTACCTCGCCGAGGCGATGCGCAACTACCTCATGCTGCTCGGCTGGGCCCCCTCGGGCGACCGGGAGATCGTGCCCTGGTCGGTGATCGAGGAGGAGTTCCGGCTGGAGGAGGTGAACCCCTCCCCCGCCTTCTTCGACGAGAAGAAGCTGCGCGCGTTCAACGGCGACTACATCCGGGCGCTGCCGGTCGAGGAGTTCGTGGCGGCCTGCCAGCCGTGGCTGACCGGCACCGACACGATCGCCCCGCCGCCGTGGCAGCCGGAGGAGTTCGACCCCGCCGCGTTCGCCGCGGTCGCGCCGCTGGCGCAGACCCGGATCGCGGTGCTCGCCGAGATCGTGCCGAACGTCGACTTCCTCTTCCTGGCCGACCCGCTGATCGACGAGGGGGCCTGGGCCAAGGCCATGAAGGAGGGGGCGGCCGACCTGCTGGACGCGGCGATCGCCGCGTTCGAGACCCTGGAGTCCTGGGACGCCGGCTCGCTCAAGTCCACGTTGGAGGCGGTCGGCGCGGAGCGCGGCCTGAAGCTGGGCAAGGCGCAGGCGCCGGTCCGCGTCGCGGTCACCGGCCGCACCGTCGGCCTGCCGCTGTTCGAGTCGCTGGAGGTGCTCGGCCGCGACCGCACCCTGACCCGGCTGCGGGCCGCCCGGGTGCGCCTGTTCTGA
- a CDS encoding copper resistance CopC family protein → MEEFMGGRVRVARGWSVVLGVVAAVSVLLPAAPAAAHNSLTGSDPKNGARLATAPKRVELTFLAAPAPATTKITITGPDNVAAAGGAPTFAGKRVSVPFTPGEAGLYIVAYRVGSTDGHPVSGEIRFTLTTGTAAAPPSATPAATGAAPSTPPTTSGVSPTPAADEAEDDGGTGWLWAVGAAVVLVALGAGLLLRRRSTRG, encoded by the coding sequence ATGGAGGAGTTCATGGGGGGCAGGGTTCGTGTGGCGCGGGGCTGGTCGGTGGTGCTCGGGGTGGTGGCCGCGGTGTCGGTGCTGCTGCCGGCCGCGCCGGCGGCCGCGCACAACTCGCTGACCGGCAGCGACCCGAAGAACGGGGCCCGGCTGGCCACCGCGCCGAAGCGGGTCGAGCTGACGTTCCTCGCCGCACCGGCGCCCGCCACGACGAAGATCACAATCACCGGGCCGGACAACGTGGCGGCCGCGGGTGGCGCGCCGACGTTCGCCGGCAAACGGGTGAGTGTGCCGTTCACCCCGGGCGAGGCCGGCCTCTACATCGTGGCCTACCGGGTCGGCTCGACCGACGGCCATCCGGTCAGCGGGGAGATCCGCTTCACCCTCACCACCGGCACGGCCGCCGCCCCGCCGTCGGCCACTCCCGCCGCGACCGGCGCCGCCCCGAGCACCCCACCCACGACGTCCGGGGTGAGCCCCACGCCCGCCGCCGACGAGGCCGAGGACGACGGGGGTACGGGGTGGCTGTGGGCGGTCGGCGCGGCCGTGGTGCTGGTCGCGCTGGGCGCCGGCCTGCTGCTGCGCCGCCGGTCCACCCGCGGCTGA
- a CDS encoding NADP-dependent oxidoreductase, whose protein sequence is MKAIAIDAYGPVDRLALRELPTPPVGPDTVLVRVRTAGVNPVDGKIREGNLAALMPTHFPLVPGWDAAGVVEAVGPAVAGFAVGDEVIGYVRRDDVQHGTYAELVPAPERCLADKPVQASWAEAGGLPLAGLTAYQALQLARTGAGDTVLVHGASGGVGHLAVQLARALGAGRVIGTASEANHDFVRSLGAEPVSYGDGLLDRVRAVAPDGVDVALDLFGGDALDVSAELLTRPARLISTADPEHVTRLGGSYVFVKPSTADLSVLAGLVDAGRLAVHVTRTFPLAEAAEAQRLVAAGHVRGKVVLEV, encoded by the coding sequence GTGAAGGCGATCGCGATCGACGCGTACGGCCCGGTCGACCGGCTCGCCCTGCGCGAGTTGCCCACGCCGCCGGTGGGGCCGGACACGGTCCTGGTCCGGGTGCGCACCGCCGGGGTGAACCCGGTCGACGGGAAGATCCGCGAGGGGAACCTGGCCGCCCTGATGCCGACCCACTTCCCGCTGGTGCCGGGCTGGGACGCCGCCGGGGTGGTCGAGGCGGTCGGGCCGGCGGTCGCCGGGTTCGCCGTCGGTGACGAGGTGATCGGTTACGTCCGGCGCGACGACGTGCAGCACGGCACGTACGCGGAGCTGGTTCCGGCTCCGGAGCGGTGCCTGGCCGACAAGCCGGTGCAGGCGTCCTGGGCCGAGGCGGGCGGGCTGCCGCTGGCCGGGCTCACCGCGTACCAGGCGTTGCAGCTGGCCCGCACGGGCGCGGGCGACACGGTGCTGGTGCACGGCGCGTCCGGCGGGGTGGGGCACCTGGCGGTGCAGCTGGCCCGGGCGCTCGGCGCCGGCCGGGTGATCGGCACGGCGAGCGAGGCCAACCACGACTTCGTCCGGTCGCTGGGCGCCGAGCCGGTCAGCTACGGCGACGGCCTGCTGGACCGGGTCCGCGCGGTCGCGCCCGACGGGGTGGACGTGGCGCTGGACCTGTTCGGCGGTGACGCGCTGGACGTCTCCGCCGAGCTGCTGACCCGGCCCGCGCGGCTGATCTCCACGGCCGACCCGGAGCACGTCACCCGGCTCGGCGGCAGCTACGTCTTCGTGAAGCCGTCCACGGCCGACCTGAGCGTGCTGGCCGGGCTGGTCGACGCCGGCCGGCTCGCCGTGCACGTGACCCGGACGTTCCCGCTGGCCGAGGCGGCCGAGGCGCAGCGCCTGGTGGCGGCGGGACACGTCCGGGGCAAGGTCGTGCTGGAGGTCTGA
- a CDS encoding SRPBCC family protein, producing MILVERSAHVVAPVEAVWDVVQRAEQLPAWLAGVRAAEVLSGEGFGRRQLVQAGRGAAHEAEVIAYQEPTLIGWRERARGAGARAEARTEIYVQLTPDEEEGGTVVRLIVVRWPAGPVKAALLRLGLRRVGADLEDSLARLTDLAAVG from the coding sequence ATGATCCTCGTGGAGCGCAGTGCGCACGTGGTGGCACCGGTGGAAGCGGTCTGGGACGTCGTCCAGCGGGCCGAGCAGTTGCCGGCCTGGCTGGCGGGGGTCCGCGCGGCCGAGGTCCTCTCGGGGGAGGGGTTCGGCCGGCGACAACTGGTCCAGGCCGGGCGAGGCGCGGCGCACGAGGCCGAGGTGATCGCCTACCAGGAGCCCACCCTCATCGGGTGGCGCGAACGGGCCCGGGGCGCCGGCGCGCGCGCCGAGGCGCGCACCGAGATCTACGTGCAGCTGACCCCGGACGAGGAGGAGGGCGGGACCGTCGTGCGGCTCATCGTCGTACGGTGGCCCGCCGGGCCGGTCAAGGCCGCCCTGCTCCGGCTCGGCCTGCGCCGGGTGGGCGCCGATCTGGAGGACTCGCTGGCCCGGCTGACCGACCTGGCCGCCGTCGGCTGA
- the pyrE gene encoding orotate phosphoribosyltransferase produces MTDDPRARAELARDIDATCRLTGRFVLRSGRIADEYFDKYRFEADPVLLDRVAAGLARLVPPGTEVLAGLELGGIPVVTALARHVGLPCAFVRKTAKAYGTARLAEGADVAGRRVLVVEDVVTSGGQVVLSTGQLRELGATVADALCVIDRGEGGTEALAGHGIALRALLTRADLDAARRA; encoded by the coding sequence GTGACCGACGACCCGCGCGCCCGCGCCGAACTCGCCCGCGACATCGACGCCACCTGCCGGCTCACCGGCCGGTTCGTGCTCCGCTCCGGCCGGATCGCCGACGAGTACTTCGACAAGTACCGGTTCGAGGCCGATCCCGTCCTGCTGGACCGGGTCGCCGCCGGCCTGGCCCGGCTGGTCCCGCCCGGCACCGAGGTGCTGGCCGGCCTGGAGCTGGGCGGCATCCCGGTGGTCACCGCCCTGGCCCGGCACGTCGGGCTGCCCTGCGCGTTCGTCCGCAAGACCGCCAAGGCGTACGGGACCGCCCGGCTGGCGGAGGGCGCGGACGTCGCCGGGCGGCGGGTGCTGGTGGTCGAGGACGTGGTGACCTCGGGCGGTCAGGTGGTGCTCTCCACGGGCCAGCTCCGGGAGCTGGGCGCCACGGTCGCGGACGCACTCTGCGTGATCGACCGGGGCGAGGGCGGCACGGAGGCGCTCGCCGGGCACGGCATCGCGCTGCGCGCCCTGCTCACCCGCGCCGACCTGGACGCCGCCCGCCGAGCCTGA
- a CDS encoding GH1 family beta-glucosidase — protein sequence MTSAPMPEFPAGFRWGVSTSAYQIEGAVTAGGRGPSIWDTFAHSPGRIVDGSTGDEACDHYHRYAEDVGLLAGLGVSAYRFSIAWPRVQPTGAGPANAAGLDFYDRLVDALLAAGVDPVATLFHWDLPQALEDAGGWLNRDTAHRFAEYADLVATRLGDRVKLWITLNEPFVHMSLGHGTGAHAPGRMLLFDAFPVAHHQLLGHGLAVSALRARSTSPVAIANNYSPVRLAGETDADRAAGAAYDALHNRLFTDPLLGLGYPEEPGFDPAVVRAGDLDVIAAPIDVLGVNYYNPTGIRVPADEDSPLPFEMVPLEGYPRTAFDWPVVPDGLRELLLQLHQRYGDALPPIQITESGCAYDDVPDADGRVPDPERIAYLDGHLRAVHEALTAGVPVTGYFVWSLLDNWEWAEGFTKRFGLVHVDYPTQRRTPKSSYAWFRDLVRR from the coding sequence ATGACGAGCGCGCCGATGCCCGAGTTCCCCGCCGGCTTCCGGTGGGGGGTGTCCACGTCCGCGTACCAGATCGAGGGGGCGGTCACCGCCGGCGGCCGGGGGCCGTCCATCTGGGACACCTTCGCCCACTCCCCCGGCCGGATCGTCGACGGCAGCACCGGCGACGAGGCGTGCGACCACTACCACCGGTACGCCGAGGACGTCGGGCTGCTGGCCGGGCTGGGCGTCTCGGCGTACCGGTTCTCGATCGCCTGGCCCCGGGTCCAGCCCACCGGCGCGGGCCCGGCCAACGCGGCCGGGCTGGACTTCTACGACCGGCTGGTGGACGCCCTGCTCGCCGCCGGCGTGGACCCGGTGGCCACCCTCTTCCACTGGGACCTGCCGCAGGCCCTGGAGGACGCCGGCGGCTGGCTGAACCGGGACACCGCCCACCGCTTCGCCGAGTACGCCGACCTGGTCGCCACCCGCCTCGGCGACCGGGTGAAGCTCTGGATCACCCTGAACGAGCCGTTCGTCCACATGAGCCTCGGCCACGGCACGGGCGCGCACGCCCCCGGCCGGATGCTGCTCTTCGACGCCTTCCCGGTGGCCCACCACCAGCTCCTCGGGCACGGCCTCGCGGTCTCCGCGCTGCGCGCCCGCAGCACCAGCCCGGTGGCCATCGCCAACAACTACTCACCCGTGCGGCTGGCCGGGGAGACCGACGCCGACCGGGCCGCCGGGGCGGCGTACGACGCGCTGCACAACCGGCTCTTCACCGACCCGCTGCTCGGCCTCGGGTATCCCGAGGAGCCGGGCTTCGACCCGGCCGTGGTCCGGGCCGGTGACCTCGACGTGATCGCCGCACCGATCGACGTGCTCGGGGTCAACTACTACAACCCGACCGGCATCCGCGTCCCGGCCGACGAGGACTCGCCGCTGCCGTTCGAGATGGTGCCGCTGGAGGGTTACCCGAGGACCGCCTTCGACTGGCCGGTGGTCCCGGACGGGCTGCGCGAGCTGCTCCTCCAGCTCCACCAGCGCTACGGCGACGCGCTGCCGCCGATCCAGATCACCGAGAGCGGCTGCGCGTACGACGACGTCCCGGACGCCGACGGCCGCGTGCCCGACCCGGAGCGCATCGCGTACCTGGACGGGCACCTGCGCGCCGTGCACGAGGCGCTGACCGCCGGGGTGCCGGTGACCGGGTACTTCGTCTGGTCGCTGCTGGACAACTGGGAGTGGGCCGAGGGCTTCACCAAGCGGTTCGGCCTGGTGCACGTCGACTACCCCACCCAGCGGCGCACCCCGAAGTCGTCGTACGCCTGGTTCCGGGACCTGGTCCGGCGATGA